Proteins found in one Sorghum bicolor cultivar BTx623 chromosome 1, Sorghum_bicolor_NCBIv3, whole genome shotgun sequence genomic segment:
- the LOC8081446 gene encoding arogenate dehydratase/prephenate dehydratase 2, chloroplastic: MAPTACLRLPFLPARARSATATATPFSPPRRLSLKCSATNGDNSNPNYISISPGVESVDVNGLRRPPAPVSTPTVPGARDPNWLPRPLTSADAMEADGKGLKVAYQGCAGAYSEAAAKKAYPNCETVPCEHFDTAFQAVQNWVADRAVLPLENSLGGSIHRNYDLLLRHSLHIVGEVRLAVRHCLLANPGVKIENLKSAMSHPQALAQCEHTLTGLGIEHREAVDDTAGAAKIVAEHMLQDTGAIASSLAAKLYGLDVLAENIQDDKDNVTRFMLLAREPIIPRTDKPFKTSIVFSLEEGPGQLFKALAVFALREINLTKIESRPHKERPLRDCSSLLKNFDYLFYVDLEASMADPKTQNALGNLKEFATFLRVLGSYPVDVNEP, translated from the exons atggCGCCCACGGCCTGCCTCCGGCTCCCCTTCCTCCCCgcccgagcccgctccgccaccgccaccgccaccccgTTCTCGCCCCCTCGCCGCCTTTCTCTCAAATGCAGCGCCACCAACGGTGACAACTCCAACCCCAATTACATCTCCATCTCTCCCGGCGTCGAGTCTGTGGACGTCAACGGGTTGCGTCGGCCGCCCGCGCCTGTCTCCACCCCCACCGTCCCCGGCGCCCGCGATCCCAATTGGCTGCCTC GGCCACTCACTAGCGCGGACGCCATGGAGGCGGACGGGAAGGGGCTCAAGGTTGCTTACCAG GGTTGCGCTGGGGCATACAGCGAAGCGGCAGCAAAGAAGGCGTACCCGAACTGTGAGACTGTGCCCTGTGAGCACTTTGACACTGCATTTCAG GCTGTTCAAAACTGGGTAGCTGATAGGGCAGTACTGCCACTTGAGAATTCATTGGGAGGTAGCATACATCGGAACTATGATCTTTTGCTTCGGCATAGTTTGCACATTGTTGGAGAAGTTCGCCTCGCAGTTCGCCATTGCTTGTTAGCCAATCCTGGCGTGAAGATTGAAAACCTTAAAAGTGCTATGAGTCATCCCCAG GCTCTTGCACAATGTGAGCACACATTAACAGGACTAGGAATTGAGCATAGAGAGGCCGTTGATGACACTGCTGGTGCAGCAAAG ATTGTTGCAGAACATATGCTCCAGGACACTGGTGCTATTGCTAGTTCATTGGCTGCTAAACTCTATGGATTGGATGTTCTTGCTGAGAATATTCAG GATGACAAAGATAATGTCACCCGTTTTATGTTGCTAGCTCGAGAACCCATCATACCTCGCACTGATAAACCATTTAAG ACAAGCATAGTCTTTTCACTAGAAGAAGGACCTGGACAGCTCTTTAAGGCGCTTGCTGTATTCGCACTGAGGGAAATCAACCTCACAAAG ATCGAAAGTCGTCCACACAAGGAAAGGCCTCTTCGAGACTGTTCCTCACTCTTAAA GAACTTTGATTACCTCTTTTACGTTGACCTTGAAGCATCAATGGCTGATCCAAAGACTCAGAATGCTCTTGGAAATCTGAAG GAGTTTGCAACCTTTTTAAGAGTCCTCGGAAGCTATCCTGTAGATGTGAATGAACCTTAG
- the LOC8081447 gene encoding L-ascorbate peroxidase 1, cytosolic yields the protein MAKSYPTVSAEYSEAVEKARQKLRALIAEKSCAPLMLRLAWHSAGTFDVSSRTGGPFGTMKNPAELAHGANAGLDIAVRLLEPIKEEFPILSYADFYQLAGVVAVEVTGGPQIPFHPGREDKPQPPPEGRLPDATKGSDHLRQVFGKQMGLSDQDIVALSGGHTLGRCHKERSGFEGAWTSNPLVFDNSYFKELLSGDKEGLLQLPSDKALLSDPAFRPLVDKYAADEKAFFEDYKEAHLKLSELGFADA from the exons ATGGCGAAGAGCTACCCGACCGTGAGCGCCGAGTACAGCGAGGCCGTCGAGAAGGCCAGGCAAAAGCTCCGCGCCCTCATCGCCGAGAAGAGCTGCGCCCCACTCATGCTCCGCCTCGC GTGGCACTCCGCCGGGACGTTCGACGTGTCGTCGAGGACCGGCGGTCCCTTCGGCACGATGAAGAACCCGGCGGAACTGGCgcatggcgccaacgcggggctGGACATCGCGGTGCGGCTGCTCGAGCCCATCAAGGAGGAGTTCCCCATCCTCTCTTACGCCGATTTCTACCAG CTCGCGGGAGTTGTGGCCGTGGAGGTCACTGGTGGGCCTCAGATCCCCTTCCACCCCGGTAGGGAG GACAAGCCTCAGCCCCCACCCGAGGGCCGTCTTCCTGATGCCACTAAGG GTTCTGACCACCTGAGGCAAGTCTTTGGCAAGCAGATGGGTCTGAGCGACCAGGACATTGTTGCCCTTTCTGGTGGCCACACCTTG GGAAGGTGCCACAAAGAGCGGTCTGGTTTTGAGGGGGCCTGGACTTCAAACCCTTTGGTCTTCGACAACTCTTACTTCAA GGAACTTCTGAGTGGTGACAAGGAGGGCCTTCTTCAGCTCCCAAGTGACAAAGCCCTGCTGAGCGACCCTGCCTTCCGCCCTCTTGTGGATAAATATGCTGCG GATGAGAAGGCATTCTTTGAAGACTACAAAGAAGCCCACCTCAAGCTCTCCGAACTGGG GTTCGCTGATGCTTAA
- the LOC8081445 gene encoding uncharacterized protein LOC8081445 gives MASPPPPPRELVDDVIREILLRLPPDEPKWLFRAALACKPWLRTISDPTFLHRYRAFHGAPPLLGLIDREPLVDRFPRFVATTAVPAFSFPIPVPDTISACPLDCRHGRALIRKVENGRQHYFVCDPVTGDRHRVPRPDAGTQWMVYDAFAIFCGVTGCQHLDCHGGPFYVVFMFRNWLLARTTMSAIVYSSEMGAWSVPATLEGILALEGIHDNTVYGRGALIGDEIYFMLSGDAGITKYDWRKNCLSVVNCPTSASYSGGVTLMVMEDCSLGLASIEHTRIYLWSRRVSSENNAEWVQCRVIDLEKLMPMVNPGDRARVVGFAEGVGIIFISTGVGLFMMELKSGRVKKIGKPRRNISVLPYMRFYTPDHCRLSSLRGSTDL, from the exons atggcgtcgccgccgccgccgccgcgggagcTGGTTGACGACGTCATCCGCGAGATCCTCCTTCGCCTGCCGCCGGACGAGCCCAAATGGCTCTTCCGCGCGGCCCTCGCCTGCAAGCCGTGGCTCCGCACCATCTCCGACCCCACCTTCCTCCACCGCTACCGCGCCTTCCACGGAGCCCCTCCCCTCCTCGGGCTCATCGACAGGGAACCACTAGTCGACCGGTTTCCCCGTTTCGTCGCCACCACAGCAGTGCCCGCCTTCTCCTTCCCCATTCCGGTGCCTGACACCATCTCTGCGTGCCCCCTCGACTGCCGCCACGGCCGCGCCCTGATCCGGAAGGTCGAGAACGGGCGTCAGCATTACTTTGTCTGTGACCCCGTTACGGGCGACCGCCATCGCGTGCCTCGCCCGGATGCCGGAACCCAGTGGATGGTCTACGACGCCTTCGCGATTTTCTGCGGTGTCACCGGCTGCCAACACCTTGACTGCCACGGCGGTCCCTTCTATGTGGTCTTCATGTTCCGCAACTGGCTATTAGCTCGTACTACCATGTCAGCGATCGTTTACTCATCGGAGATGGGCGCGTGGAGCGTGCCAGCCACACTGGAAGGCATTCTGGCACTGGAAGGCATTCATGATAATACAGTCTACGGGCGTGGTGCACTTATCGGAGATGAAATCTACTTCATGCTTTCAGGGGATGCTGGAATTACCAAGTATGACTGGCGGAAAAATTGCTTGTCTGTGGTTAACTGTCCAACATCGGCTTCGTACAGTGGTGGGGTTACCCTCATGGTGATGGAGGACTGTTCTCTTGGGCTCGCTAGCATTGAGCATACCCGTATTTATCTGTGGTCCAGAAGGGTGAGTTCAGAGAACAATGCAGAATGGGTACAGTGCAGGGTCATTGATCTGGAGAAATTGATGCCTATGGTGAATCCGGGAGACAGAGCACGAGTGGTTGGCTTCGCAGAGGGTGTGGGTATCATCTTCATCAGCACAGGTGTTGGATTATTCATGATGGAGCTCAAATCAGGGAGAGTGAAAAAGATTGGCAAGCCTAGGCGTAACATAAGTGTTCTACCCTACATGAGATTCTACACTCCTG ATCATTGTAGATTGTCATCACTAAGAGGATCCACTGATCTCTGA
- the LOC110431248 gene encoding mitogen-activated protein kinase 5 yields the protein MSGGGMDGAPVAEFRPTVTHNGRFLQYNIFGNLFEITHKYQPPIMPIGRGAYGIVCSVMNFETREMVAIKKIANAFDNHMDAKRTLREIKLLRHLDHENIIGIRDVIPPPIPQAFNDVYIGTELMDTDLHHIIRSNQELSEEHCQYFLYQILRGLKYIHSANVIHRDLKPSNLLLNANCDLKICDFGLARPSSESDMMTEYVVTRWYRAPELLLNSTDYSAAIDVWSVGCIFMELTNRQPLFPGRDHMHQMRLITEVIGTPTDDELGFIRNEDARKYMRHLPQFPRRPFASLFPKVQPVALDLIERMLTFNPLQRITVEEALEHPYLERLHDIADEPICTEPFSFDFEQQALTEDQMKQLIFNEAIEMNPNFRY from the exons ATGAGCGGAGGAGGCATGGACGGAGCTCCGGTCGCCGAGTTCCGGCCGACGGTGACGCACAACGGCCGGTTCCTGCAGTACAACATCTTCGGCAACCTGTTCGAGATCACGCACAAGTACCAGCCTCCCATCATGCCCATCGGCCGTGGCGCCTACGGGATCGTCTG CTCGGTGATGAACTTTGAGACAAGGGAGATGGTGGCCATCAAGAAGATCGCCAACGCCTTCGACAACCACATGGACGCCAAGCGCACGCTCCGGGAGATCAAGCTGCTGAGGCACCTCGACCACGAGAAC ATCATAGGCATCAGGGACGTGATCCCGCCGCCGATCCCGCAGGCGTTCAACGACGTGTACATCGGCACGGAGCTCATGGACACGGACCTCCACCACATCATCCGCTCCAACCAGGAGCTCTCGGAGGAGCACTGCCAG TACTTCCTGTACCAGATCCTTCGCGGGCTCAAGTACATCCACTCCGCCAACGTGATCCACCGGGACCTCAAGCCCAGCAACCTGCTGCTGAACGCCAACTGCGACCTCAAGATCTGCGACTTCGGGCTGGCGCGCCCCTCCTCCGAGAGCGACATGATGACGGAGTACGTGGTGACACGGTGGTACCGCGCCCCGGAGCTGCTGCTCAACTCCACCGACTACTCCGCCGCCATCGACGTCTGGTCCGTCGGCTGCATCTTCATGGAGCTCACCAACCGCCAGCCGCTCTTCCCCGGACGCGACCACATGCACCAGATGCGCCTCATCACCGAG GTGATCGGGACGCCGACGGACGATGAGCTCGGCTTCATCCGGAACGAGGACGCGCGCAAGTACATGCGCCACCTCCCGCAGTTCCCGCGGCGGCCGTTCGCGAGCCTGTTCCCGAAGGTGCAGCCCGTCGCGCTGGACCTCATCGAGCGGATGCTCACCTTCAACCCGCTGCAGAGGATCACAG TTGAAGAGGCGCTGGAGCACCCGTACCTGGAGCGGCTACACGACATCGCCGACGAGCCCATCTGCACGGAGCCATTCTCGTTCGACTTCGAGCAGCAGGCTCTGACAGAAGACCAAATGAAGCAGCTCATATTCAACGAGGCCATCGAAATGAACCCGAATTTCCGATATTAG
- the LOC8084881 gene encoding probable RNA-binding protein ARP1: MTMMAPHPQPLPLAQPPPAAAAAFGDTTLTKVFVGGLAWETHKDTLREHFERYGDILEAVIISDKLTGRSKGYGFVTFKEADAAKKACEDATPVINGRRANCNLASLGAKPRPQPPHILRPGPSPPATPAPHAHALPSPHQPTPAIAVGSRGVSPVPWYYHPSTTPPPPPPPAAHYAHGAHQQYHGVLPFYPAATTYGYSPNYVADLSYNAKLGQAAAGGTAGSYLQPQGHFAYPAAAQGGMHVAAPNGMMPVYPFYHYQYHHASQGLGVPAAHFFPPVSAAAVTTVPAIVSKPTVMAAPPKVEQVTGCS, encoded by the exons ATGACGATGATGGCGCCGCATCCGCAGCCACTGCCGCTGGCACAGccaccgccggcggcggcagcggcgttcGGGGACACCACGCTCACCAAGGTGTTCGTGGGCGGGCTGGCGTGGGAGACCCACAAGGACACACTCCGCGAGCACTTCGAGCGCTACGGCGACATCCTCGAGGCCGTCATCATCTCCGACAAGCTCACCGGCCGCTCCAAGGGCTACGGCTTC GTGACGTTCAAGGAGGCGGACGCGGCCAAGAAGGCGTGCGAGGACGCCACCCCCGTCATCAACGGCCGCCGCGCCAACTGCAACCTCGCCTCCCTCGGCGCCAAGCCGCGGCCCCAGCCGCCGCACATCCTCCGCCCCGGGCCCTCGCCGCCGGCCACCCCGGCGCCGCACGCGCACGCGCTCCCCTCCCCACACCAGCCCACGCCAG CCATCGCGGTGGGATCCAGGGGTGTGTCGCCGGTGCCATGGTACTACCACCCCTCCACGACgccccctccgccgccgccgccggccgcgcaCTACGCCCACGGCGCGCACCAGCAGTACCACGGCGTGCTCCCATTCTACCCCGCCGCCACCACCTACGG GTACTCCCCAAATTACGTCGCGGACCTGAGCTACAATGCG AAGTTAGGCCAAGCGGCAGCTGGCGGCACGGCCGGGTCGTACCTACAGCCACAGGGGCACTTCGCGTACCCGGCGGCAGCGCAGGGCGGCATGCATGTGGCGGCGCCCAACGGCATGATGCCGGTGTACCCGTTCTACCACTACCAGTACCACCACGCCTCGCAGGGTCTGGGCGTCCCCGCCGCGCACTTCTTCCCCCcggtctccgccgccgccgtcaccaCCGTCCCGGCCATCGTCTCCAAGCCCACCGTCATGGCCGCTCCTCCCAAAG TGGAGCAGGTGACGGGCTGCAGCTGA
- the LOC8084883 gene encoding probable sugar phosphate/phosphate translocator At3g11320 → MTAKGGATPSPGGAGGAAAGNGRLFTVGLVTAWYSSNIGVLLLNKYLLSNYGFKYPIFLTMCHMSACALLSYAAIAWLRVVPMQLVRSRVQLAKIAALSLVFCGSVVSGNVSLRYLPVSFNQAVGATTPFFTAVFAYIMTVKRESWVTYLTLVPVVTGVIIASGGEPSFHLFGFIMCIGATAARALKTVLQGILLSSEGEKLNSMNLLLYMAPIAVIFLLPATIFMEDNVVGITIQLAKKDFTIVWLLLFNSCLAYFVNLTNFLVTKHTSALTLQVLGNAKGAVAVVVSIMIFRNPVSITGMLGYTLTVIGVILYSESKKRSNKP, encoded by the exons ATGACGGCCAAGGGCGGCGCCACGCCGTCCCCCGGCGGCGCGGGGGGTGCCGCGGCGGGGAACGGCCGCCTCTTCACGGTGGGGCTGGTCACCGCCTGGTACTCCTCCAACATCGGCGTGCTCCTGCTCAACAAGTACCTCCTCAGCAACTACGGCTTCAAGTACCCAATCTTCCTCACCATGTGCCACATGTCCGCCTGCGCCCTGCTCTCCTACGCCGCCATCGCCTGGCTGCGCGTCGTGCCCATGCAGCTCGTGCGCTCCCGCGTCCAGCTCGCCAAGATCGCCGCGCTCAGCCTCGTCTTCTGCGGCTCCGTCGTCTCCGGGAACGTCTCGCTCCGCTACCTCCCCGTCTCCTTCAACCAGGCGGTCGGCGCCACCACGCCCTTCTTCACCGCCGTCTTCGCCTACATCATGACCGTCAAGCGCGAGTCCTGGGTCACCTACCTCACCCTCGTGCCCGTCGTCACTGGAGTCATCATCGCCAGCGGC GGCGAGCCTAGCTTTCATCTGTTTGGATTCATCATGTGCATAGGAGCAACTGCAGCAAGGGCGTTGAAGACAGTATTGCAAGGAATTCTTCTGTCTTCTGAGGG GGAGAAGCTTAATTCTATGAATCTGTTATTGTACATGGCTCCAATTGCTGTTATTTTCTTGCTTCCTGCAACTATCTTTATGGAGGATAATGTTGTCGGCATTACAATTCAGCTTGCAAAGAAGGATTTCACTATTGTTTGGTTGCTATTGTTCAATTCTTGTTTGGCATATTTTGTCAATTTGACCAATTTCTTGGTGACAAAGCATACTAGCGCACTGACTCTACAG GTTCTCGGAAATGCAAAGGGTGCTGTGGCAGTTGTTGTCTCGATCATGATATTCAGGAATCCTGTGTCCATAACAGGAATGCTCGGTTACACTCTCACGGTTATTGGCGTTATTCTTTACAGTGAATCCAAAAAGCGCAGCAACAAGCCATGA